The following are from one region of the Primulina eburnea isolate SZY01 chromosome 17, ASM2296580v1, whole genome shotgun sequence genome:
- the LOC140818461 gene encoding protein ALP1-like isoform X1 — MATSGGGTSRTTKRCRKRKYKKIAESKTKFIKPEITDRKHLSDVIPLLSSATSAAHSFLLRNDLHLLPSQSLSLESLLSSTSRSLSHLLSLISLPIPSTAPLPQPQTNWFDRFLTSSPDCDPRWVHFFNLSGSSFTLLLRLLTASLTSSLHPLPPNVALAATLFRLSHAASFSAVARRFGLDSSTACRAFYSVCKAIVENLGHLFELSSDINRIIVGFGWISLPNCCGVMGIEKFELEGPSVGENGFLLVQALVDSEGRFLDVSAGWPGCKKPEDVLKSTKLFSGVECSKEYLHGPSLELSTGNSIPQYILGDSFYPLLPWLLTPFNKTNGELSSSEQAFNEVHCRGMEFIRVAFGKVKKRWKLVGGKWKGQCFEAFPFVIVACCLLHNFLIKCSERMSEENVEISRDREFPLFDGLDDDCAKRNRDALALHLSGVCVENCVQS, encoded by the exons ATGGCTACCTCCGGAGGAGGTACATCGAGAACCACCAAGAGATGCCGGAAAAGGAAATACAAGAAGATAGCCGAATCCAAGACTAAGTTCATCAAACCCGAAATCACCGACCGTAAACACCTCTCCGATGTCATTCCTCTCCTGAGCTCCGCCACCTCCGCCGCGCACTCCTTCCTTCTCCGGAACGATCTCCATCTCCTTCCCTCTCAATCCCTTTCCTTGGAATCCCTCCTCTCCTCCACCTCCCGCTCTCTTAGCCATCTACTCTCCCTCATCTCCCTTCCCATACCTTCCACTGCCCCGCTCCCACAGCCTCAAACCAATTGGTTCGACCGATTCCTAACTTCTTCTCCTGATTGCGACCCCAGATGGGTTCATTTCTTTAACCTTTCCGGGTCTTCTTTCACTCTCCTGCTGCGCCTCCTTACAGCCTCTTTGACCTCATCTCTTCATCCCTTACCTCCCAATGTCGCCCTAGCTGCAACACTTTTTCGATTGTCTCACGCTGCATCGTTCTCCGCAGTCGCGCGCCGGTTCGGTCTTGACTCTTCTACTGCATGTCGAGCGTTTTACTCCGTCTGCAAGGCCATTGTGGAGAATCTTGGCCATTTGTTTGAACTCAGCTCTGATATCAATCGAATTATTGTTGGGTTTGGCTGGATTTCTTTGCCTAACTGTTGTGGTGTTATGGGGATTGAGAAGTTTGAGTTAGAAGGCCCTTCTGTTGGTGAAAATGGTTTTTTATTAGTTCAGGCTTTGGTGGACTCTGAAGGTAGATTCTTGGATGTATCTGCTGGCTGGCCTGGTTGCAAGAAACCAGAAGATGTGCTGAAAAGTACGAAGCTCTTTTCAGGGGTTGAATGCTCCAAAGAGTACTTACATGGACCGTCTTTGGAATTAAGTACTGGCAATTCGATCCCACAGTATATTTTGGGTGACTCGTTCTATCCTCTTTTACCTTGGCTTTTGACTCCCTTTAACAAGACGAATGGAGAATTGTCTTCTTCAGAGCAAGCCTTTAATGAGGTGCATTGCAGAGGGATGGAGTTCATTAGAGTGGCTTTTGGTAAGGTCAAAAAAAGATGGAAGCTTGTGGGGGGTAAATGGAAAGGACAGTGTTTTGAAGCTTTTCCCTTTGTTATTGTTGCATGCTGTTTACTGCACAATTTTCTCATCAAGTGCAGTGAGAGAATGTCTGAGGAGAATGTAGAAATTTCTAGGGACAGAGAGTTTCCGTTGTTTGATGGACTGGATGATGATTGTGCAAAAAGAAATAGAGACGCACTCGCTTTACACTTGAGCGG GGTTTGTGTGGAAAATTGTGTTCAATCATGA
- the LOC140818461 gene encoding protein ALP1-like isoform X2 → MATSGGGTSRTTKRCRKRKYKKIAESKTKFIKPEITDRKHLSDVIPLLSSATSAAHSFLLRNDLHLLPSQSLSLESLLSSTSRSLSHLLSLISLPIPSTAPLPQPQTNWFDRFLTSSPDCDPRWVHFFNLSGSSFTLLLRLLTASLTSSLHPLPPNVALAATLFRLSHAASFSAVARRFGLDSSTACRAFYSVCKAIVENLGHLFELSSDINRIIVGFGWISLPNCCGVMGIEKFELEGPSVGENGFLLVQALVDSEGRFLDVSAGWPGCKKPEDVLKSTKLFSGVECSKEYLHGPSLELSTGNSIPQYILGDSFYPLLPWLLTPFNKTNGELSSSEQAFNEVHCRGMEFIRVAFGKVKKRWKLVGGKWKGQCFEAFPFVIVACCLLHNFLIKCSERMSEENVEISRDREFPLFDGLDDDCAKRNRDALALHLSGSRERS, encoded by the exons ATGGCTACCTCCGGAGGAGGTACATCGAGAACCACCAAGAGATGCCGGAAAAGGAAATACAAGAAGATAGCCGAATCCAAGACTAAGTTCATCAAACCCGAAATCACCGACCGTAAACACCTCTCCGATGTCATTCCTCTCCTGAGCTCCGCCACCTCCGCCGCGCACTCCTTCCTTCTCCGGAACGATCTCCATCTCCTTCCCTCTCAATCCCTTTCCTTGGAATCCCTCCTCTCCTCCACCTCCCGCTCTCTTAGCCATCTACTCTCCCTCATCTCCCTTCCCATACCTTCCACTGCCCCGCTCCCACAGCCTCAAACCAATTGGTTCGACCGATTCCTAACTTCTTCTCCTGATTGCGACCCCAGATGGGTTCATTTCTTTAACCTTTCCGGGTCTTCTTTCACTCTCCTGCTGCGCCTCCTTACAGCCTCTTTGACCTCATCTCTTCATCCCTTACCTCCCAATGTCGCCCTAGCTGCAACACTTTTTCGATTGTCTCACGCTGCATCGTTCTCCGCAGTCGCGCGCCGGTTCGGTCTTGACTCTTCTACTGCATGTCGAGCGTTTTACTCCGTCTGCAAGGCCATTGTGGAGAATCTTGGCCATTTGTTTGAACTCAGCTCTGATATCAATCGAATTATTGTTGGGTTTGGCTGGATTTCTTTGCCTAACTGTTGTGGTGTTATGGGGATTGAGAAGTTTGAGTTAGAAGGCCCTTCTGTTGGTGAAAATGGTTTTTTATTAGTTCAGGCTTTGGTGGACTCTGAAGGTAGATTCTTGGATGTATCTGCTGGCTGGCCTGGTTGCAAGAAACCAGAAGATGTGCTGAAAAGTACGAAGCTCTTTTCAGGGGTTGAATGCTCCAAAGAGTACTTACATGGACCGTCTTTGGAATTAAGTACTGGCAATTCGATCCCACAGTATATTTTGGGTGACTCGTTCTATCCTCTTTTACCTTGGCTTTTGACTCCCTTTAACAAGACGAATGGAGAATTGTCTTCTTCAGAGCAAGCCTTTAATGAGGTGCATTGCAGAGGGATGGAGTTCATTAGAGTGGCTTTTGGTAAGGTCAAAAAAAGATGGAAGCTTGTGGGGGGTAAATGGAAAGGACAGTGTTTTGAAGCTTTTCCCTTTGTTATTGTTGCATGCTGTTTACTGCACAATTTTCTCATCAAGTGCAGTGAGAGAATGTCTGAGGAGAATGTAGAAATTTCTAGGGACAGAGAGTTTCCGTTGTTTGATGGACTGGATGATGATTGTGCAAAAAGAAATAGAGACGCACTCGCTTTACACTTGAGCGG GTCGAGAGAAAGGTCGTGA
- the LOC140818712 gene encoding uncharacterized protein produces the protein MATYSARKSSGPAHRSTPPPSNRPFSSRTPSFRSTSPAVSFSLDRPVTPNRRISVSPPVVQKRTCMCSPTNHPGSFRCSLHKAGFSGNNVTRSSKTASYASSTRLSMRLSAMTNSLVRIGTVEGDLVRRALAALIRPSSHQQRRRNQFKPCASRLSRMSR, from the coding sequence ATGGCAACTTATTCTGCTCGGAAATCCAGCGGACCGGCGCACCGGTCGACCCCACCTCCGTCTAACCGGCCATTTTCCTCCCGTACGCCGTCGTTTCGCTCGACATCCCCAGCCGTGAGCTTCTCCCTGGACCGGCCCGTTACCCCGAACCGCCGCATCTCCGTGTCTCCCCCTGTAGTTCAGAAGAGGACGTGTATGTGCTCGCCGACGAACCACCCCGGCTCGTTCCGGTGTAGCCTTCACAAAGCCGGGTTCAGCGGAAACAATGTCACGAGGAGTTCGAAAACGGCGTCGTACGCCAGTTCGACCAGGCTGAGCATGAGGCTTTCCGCCATGACCAACTCTCTGGTCCGAATCGGAACCGTGGAAGGGGATTTGGTGAGGAGAGCCCTCGCGGCTTTGATCCGGCCGTCGTCGCATCAGCAGCGGCGCCGTAACCAGTTCAAGCCGTGCGCTAGCCGCCTCTCTCGCATGTCCCGGTGA
- the LOC140818437 gene encoding uncharacterized protein codes for MEVVSSDVVCRFAEAAALQTILAAQKSLACFLLLMGALLNNINGLPDLTEKRFPIDDLHRLEKPGPENKDASDTEDDDEDDDADEPDDDDDAGDEDFSAGEEGGDDEEGDPEDEPEANGNGGSGDDEEDDDDGDDDEDGDEDEGDEEEEEEEDQPPAKKRK; via the exons ATGGAGGTGGTGAGTTCTGACGTAGTGTGCAGATTTGCTGAGGCTGCAGCGCTTCAAACTATCTTGGCTGCTCAAAAGTCCCTTGCTTGCTTTCTTTTGCTG ATGGGAGCTCTGTTGAACAACATTAATGGGCTACCTGACTTGACGGAGAAAAG GTTCCCGATTGACGATCTTCATAGATTGGAAAAGCCTGGCCCCGAAAACAAAGATGCATCCGACACagaggatgatgatgaagatgaCGATGCTGATGAGCCTGATGACGATGATGATGCTGGTGACGAAGATTTCTCGGCTGGCGAAGAAGGTGGAGATGATGAGGAAGGGGATCCAGAAGACGAACCGGAAGCCAATGGTAACGGAGGTAGTGGTGATGATGaggaggatgatgatgatgggGATGATGATGAGGACGGCGATGAGGATGAGGGAGATGAGGAAGAGGAGGAAGAGGAGGATCAACCACCGGCCAAGAAGAGGAAGTGA
- the LOC140818237 gene encoding protein S-acyltransferase 24-like: MASEIEVVDEVESGDISSNGGKTAAVVVEDESLRNDVYTAAAYGDMEKLQRLVESEGCSVSEPDSLGYYALQWAALNNRTAAAQYIIEHGADINARDNTGQTALHWSAVRGAIQVAELLLQEGARVNSVDFNGYQTTHVAAQYGQTAFLYHIVTKWNADPDIPDNDGRSPLHWAAYKGFADCIRLLLFLNAYRGRQDKEGCTPLHWAAIRGNLEACTVLVQAGKKEELMVTDNTGLTPAQLAADKNHRQVAFFLGNARKLLDKKWDSNSFLGKLSKLGLAPLLWCVIFLLLVTYIHSVVTASNLPRLTAGFGLFAWMGVFLATSGLVLFYRCSSKDPGFIKMNRYDQENMKDDEPLLKVEVNNPALLAGNWSQLCSTCKIVRPLRAKHCSTCDRCVEQFDHHCPWVSNCIGKKNKWDFFLFLVLEVVAMLITGVVALIRVLTDPTAPSTFGAWLSHAGNQHVGALLFLAADFFLLSGVAVLTVVQVSQISRNITTNEMANMMRYSYLREPGGRFRNPYDHGCKKNCTDFLINGYNEDIERRPEESVNESEGIGMMHMTRNAIHSNGSIDHASRANGNGQVVIDVNNTSNSLHGHVHSSHCSHGRNHNRKTDSIPLGLGVGLGRNAAHSAAVS, from the exons ATGGCATCGGAGATCGAGGTGGTGGACGAGGTGGAATCCGGAGATATTTCCTCGAATGGTGGAAAGACAGCGGCTGTGGTTGTGGAAGACGAGAGCTTGAGGAACGACGTGTACACGGCGGCCGCTTATGGTGACATGGAGAAGCTGCAGCGGCTGGTCGAGAGCGAGGGTTGCTCTGTTTCGGAGCCCGATAGCTTAGGTTATTATGCACTTCAATGGGCGGCACTCAATAATCGGACTGCCGCCGCGCAATACATCATAGAG CATGGAGCTGATATTAATGCCCGTGATAATACGGGCCAAACTGCTCTGCACTGGAGTGCTGTTAGGGGTGCAATCCAGGTTGCTGAACTTCTGTTGCAGGAGGGTGCTCGGGTCAATTCAGTTGATTTTAATGGCTATCAG ACAACACATGTTGCTGCGCAATATGGTCAGACGGCTTTTCTTTATCACATAGTCACAAAGTGGAATGCTGATCCTGATATTCCTGATAATGATGGAAGAAGCCCTTTACACTG GGCAGCTTACAAGGGCTTTGCAGATTGCATACGTCTTTTGCTATTTCTAAATGCATACAGGGGACGGCAGGATAAAGAAG GTTGCACCCCCCTTCACTGGGCTGCCATTAGGGGTAATTTAGAAGCATGCACTGTTTTGGTGCAGGCTGGGAAGAAGGAAGAATTAATGGTTACTGATAATACTGGTCTTACACCTGCTCAGCTAGCTGCTGATAAGAATCACAGACAAGTCGCGTTTTTTCTT GGAAATGCTAGAAAGTTGCTTGACAAAAAGTGGGATAGCAATAGCTTCCTTGGCAAACTTTCAAAATTAGGACTTGCTCCATTACTTTGGTGTGTGATCTTTTTGCTGCTTGTGACATATATCCACTCAGTTGTTACAG CTTCTAATTTGCCAAGATTAACTGCTGGTTTTGGTCTCTTTGCTTGGATGGGTGTATTCTTGGCAACCTCTGGACTAGTTCTCTTTTATAGATGTAGCAG CAAGGATCCCGGGTTTATCAAAATGAATAGATATGATCAAGAAAACATGAAAGATGAT GAACCTTTGTTGAAGGTTGAGGTAAATAATCCTGCTTTGCTTGCTGGGAATTGGTCACAACTTTGCTCAACCTGCAAG ATTGTTCGTCCTCTTCGTGCAAAGCATTGCTCCACCTGTGATCGTTGCGTTGAACAATTTGACCATCATTGCCCATGGGTGTCTAATTGCATTGGCAAG AAAAATAAATGGGACTTCTTCTTGTTTCTTGTTCTGGAAGTTGTTGCAATGCTGATTACCGGAGTAGTTGCACTTATAA GAGTGTTGACTGATCCAACGGCTCCATCTACCTTTGGCGCATGGTTAAGCCATGCTGGTAATCAGCATGTTGGTGCTTTATTATTTTTGGCTGCAGACTTTTTCCTCCTTTCCGGTGTTGCAGTCTTGACTGTTGTACAGGTCTCTCAG ATTTCTCGCAATATTACAACAAATGAAATGGCAAACATGATGCGGTACAGCTACCTAAGAGAACCAGGTGGTAGATTCCGTAACCCGTACGATCACGGGTGTAAGAAGAACTGCACAGATTTCTTGATAAATGGCTATAATGAAGATATCGAGCGGCGCCCTGAAGAATCGGTGAATGAATCTGAAGGAATTGGGATGATGCACATGACACGAAATGCCATCCATTCAAATGGATCCATCGATCATGCTAGTCGAGCAAATGGAAATGGCCAAGTAGTAATTGATGTGAACAATACCTCAAACTCGCTTCATGGTCATGTCCATTCTTCTCATTGTAGCCATGGCCGTAATCACAATAGAAAAACCGATTCGATTCCTTTAGGTTTGGGAGTTGGTTTAGGGCGAAATGCTGCCCATTCTGCAGCGGTTTCATGA
- the LOC140818236 gene encoding protein PHOX1-like, with the protein MGKHGGTNKKTLGDKSGESNLRQSKASENSPRAFDKDTAIFISMSQELKNDGNILFQRRDYEGAMLKYEKAIKLLPRNHIDVSCLRSNMAACYMQLGISEYPRAIHECNLALEVTPKYSKALLKRARCYEALNKLDLALRDVGTVLKTEQNNIMASEIAERVKNTLARQGSRANEIPIDLIPLPEYVEPPLPSPPIKASKEKTKKKKSNHVVEKIADDKMKENKDGKESDKEEMKGKIEERNNDDVVMTRKYDERIDEKKAEDKLVVEEEKISNGVGEEPTRTVKLVFGEDIRWAQIPLNCNMLKLREIISDRFPSSKAVHVKYRDEEGDLVTIATAEELRWAEAASGHGSVKLYIVEVNPDQDPLRQKVKRVQTEAQLGTKHVTENGHVGRRKEVRSESSCISDWIIEFARFFKNYAGFDIDAYLDLHEVGMKLYSEAMEEAITSEEAQDLFSTAADTFQELAALALFNWGNVHMSRARKKVYFTDDSSRESVLMQIKCAYDWAQKEYVEAGKKYEEALKIKPNFYEAVLACGQQQFEQAKLSWYYAVGTNIDLESWPSTEVLQLYNNAEENMEKGMLMWEDAEERRVNELSKPKKVETLLQKMKLDNLFKHISANEASEQASNVRSQIFVLWGTMLYERSIMEFKLGLPVWQECLEVAVEKFELAGASPTDIAVMIKNHCSIDTTSKGLGFNIDEIVQAWNEMYEAKTWQRSIPCFRLEPLLRRRASKLYYALEHA; encoded by the exons ATGGGGAAACATGGAGGAACAAACAAGAAAACATTGGGAGATAAATCAGGGGAATCCAATTTGAGACAAAGTAAAGCTAGTGAGAATAGTCCAAGAGCTTTTGATAAGGACACTGCCATATTTATTTCTATGTCACAAGAATTAAAGAACGATGGCAATATATTGTTTCAGAGGAGGGACTATGAGGGCGCAATGCTAAAGTATGAGAAAGCCATAAAATTGCTTCCAAGAAACCATATAGATGTATCCTGTCTACGGAGTAATATGGCTGCTTGCTATATGCAGTTAGGCATTAGTGAGTATCCAAGGGCGATCCACGAATGCAATTTAGCCCTTGAGGTCACACCAAAATACAGTAAGGCACTCTTGAAGAGAGCTCGGTGTTATGAAGCATTGAATAAGCTTGATTTGGCACTGAGAGATGTTGGGACAGTATTGAAGACGGAACAAAATAATATCATGGCAAGTGAAATTGCAGAAAGGGTGAAAAACACTCTAGCGAGACAAGGCTCAAGAGCAAATGAAATTCCTATAGACTTGATTCCTTTACCTGAATACGTGGAGCCTCCTCTTCCTTCGCCTCCAATTAAGGCATCCAAAGAGAAGACTAAGAAAAAGAAAAGCAACCATGTAGTGGAAAAGATAGCTGACGACAAGATGAAAGAAAATAAGGATGGGAAAGAAAGTGACAAGGAGGAAATGAAAGGaaaaattgaagaaagaaacaaTGATGATGTTGTTATGACAAGGAAGTATGATGAACGGATTGATGAAAAGAAGGCTGAGGACAAATTAGTCGTGGAGGAAGAGAAAATTAGTAATGGTGTGGGTGAAGAGCCTACAAGAACTGTGAAATTGGTATTTGGAGAAGACATAAGATGGGCTCAGATTCCACTCAACTGCAACATGCTGAAGCTTAGAGAAATTATTTCTGATCGGTTTCCGAGCTCCAAAGCTGTTCATGTCAAGTATAGAGATGAAGAAGGTGATCTGGTCACAATTGCCACGGCAGAAGAACTGAGGTGGGCAGAAGCGGCTTCAGGACATGGTTCTGTTAAACTATATATTGTTGAAGTTAATCCAGATCAAGATCCCTTGCGTCAAAAGGTTAAAAGGGTTCAAACAGAAGCCCAGCTTGGCACGAAGCATGTTACTGAAAATGGGCATGTGGGAAGAAGAAAAGAGGTAAGGAGTGAGtcatcttgtatcagtgattgGATCATTGAGTTTGCTCGATTCTTCAAGAACTATGCTGGGTTCGACATTGATGCTTACCTAGATCTCCATGAGGTTGGAATGAAACTCTATTCTGAAGCTATGGAGGAGGCGATCACGAGTGAAGAGGCTCAAGACCTTTTCAGCACCGCGGCAGATACATTCCAAGAGCTCGCAGCTTTGGCTTTGTTTAATTGGGGCAATGTTCACATGTCCAGGGCAAGAAAGAAGGTTTATTTTACTGATGATTCTTCCAGAGAATCTGTTCTTATGCAGATCAAGTGCGCGTATGATTGGGCACAGAAGGAGTATGTAGAAGCTGGGAAAAAATATGAAGAGGCTCTGAAAATTAAACCAAATTTCTATGAAGCTGTTCTAGCTTGTGGGCAGCAACAGTTTGAGCAGGCCAAACTTTCTTGGTATTATGCAGTCGGTACTAATATTGATCTAGAATCATGGCCTTCAACAGAAGTTCTTCAGCTTTACAACAATGCTGAGGAAAACATGGAAAAGGGTATGCTCATGTGGGAAGATGCGGAAGAACGCCGTGTCAATGAACTGTCCAAGCCGAAGAAAGTTGAAACCTTGTTACAGAAAATGAAACTGGATAACTTGTTCAAACATATTTCTGCAAATGAGGCCTCGGAACAGGCTTCAAATGTTAGATCACAGATATTTGTGCTTTGGGGTACCATGCTTTACGAAAGATCCATTATGGAATTCAAATTAGGACTTCCTGTATGGCAAGAATGTTTGGAGGTTGCTGTCGAAAAATTTGAACTTGCTGGAGCTTCTCCCACCGATATTGCTGTTATGATAAAGAACCATTGCTCCATAGACACTACATCGAAAG GCTTGGGATTCAATATCGATGAGATTGTTCAGGCATGGAATGAGATGTATGAAGCTAAAACGTGGCAGAGAAGCATTCCTTGTTTCCGATTAGAGCCACTACTTCGAAGAAGGGCTTCAAAACTTTATTATGCTCTTGAACATGCGTAG